In Vicia villosa cultivar HV-30 ecotype Madison, WI unplaced genomic scaffold, Vvil1.0 ctg.003754F_1_1, whole genome shotgun sequence, one genomic interval encodes:
- the LOC131641445 gene encoding CBL-interacting serine/threonine-protein kinase 23-like — MTSRSSHVGGTSSGGGRPRAGRYELGRTLGEGNFAKVKFARHIETGEHVAIKILDKEKILKHKMIRQIKQEISTMKLIRHPNVIRMHEVIANKSKIFIVMEIVTGGELFDKIARSGRLKEDEARKYFQQLICAVDYCHSRGVCHRDLKPENLLLDANGTLKVSDFGLSALPQQVREDGLLHTTCGTPNYVAPEVIDNKGYDGAKADLWSCGVILFVLMAGYLPFEEDNLMALYKKIFKADFACPPWFSSSAKKLIKRILDPNPRTRITIAEVIENEWFKKGYSPPVFEQANVSLDDVNFIFNGSMDSDNSVVERHEEGPVAPVTMNAFELISKSQGLNLSSLFEKQMGLVKRETRFTSKCSANEIISKIEAAAGPLGFDVKKNNCKLRIHGEKTGRKGHLSVATEILEVAPSIYMVEMRKFEGDTLEFHKFYKNISTGLKDIVWKADPIAEEIETGGSSKSK, encoded by the exons atgaCATCACGTTCGTCGCACGTCGGTGGAACCAGCAGCGGCGGCGGACGGCCAAGAGCGGGGAGGTATGAGCTAGGTAGGACGTTAGGAGAAGGTAATTTCGCGAAGGTGAAGTTTGCGAGGCACATTGAAACGGGAGAGCATGTAGCTATCAAAATTCTTGATAAGGAGAAAATTCTCAAGCATAAGATGATTCGTCAG ATTAAACAAGAAATATCAACAATGAAACTGATTAGACACCCAAATGTTATTCGTATGCATGAG GTGATAGCTAACAAGTCAAAGATATTCATTGTAATGGAAATTGTGACTGGTGGAGAGCTGTTTGACAAAATT GCACGCAGTGGGAGGTTGAAAGAAGATGAAGCAAGAAAATACTTTCAGCAGCTTATATGTGCTGTGGATTACTGTCATAGTAGAGGTGTTTGTCACAGAGACCTAAAG CCTGAGAATTTGTTGCTGGACGCTAATGGAACGCTTAAAGTATCggattttggattgagtgcatTGCCTCAACAAGTTCGG GAAGATGGACTACTTCATACGACATGTGGTACGCCAAATTATGTTGCTCCAGAG GTGATCGACAACAAAGGGTATGATGGTGCAAAGGCAGATCTTTGGTCATGTGGTgttattctttttgttttaatgGCTGGCTATTTGCCCTTTGAAGAAGACAATCTTATGGCTTTATATAAAAAG ATTTTTAAGGCTGACTTCGCCTGTCCTCCATGGTTCTCTTCAAGTGCAAAGAAACTAATCAAGAGAATCCTTGATCCCAATCCCCGCACC CGGATTACAATTGCCGAGGTGATTGAAAATGAGTGGTTCAAGAAGGGATATTCGCCTCCTGTGTTTGAACAGGCTAATGTTAGTCTTGATGatgtaaattttattttcaatggttctatg GATTCGGATAATAGTGTTGTTGAAAGGCATGAAGAGGGGCCTGTTGCACCTGTGACCATGAATGCGTTTGAACTTATCTCTAAATCTCAGGGCCTCAACCTTAGTAGTCTTTTCGAGAAGCAAATG GGACTTGTTAAAAGGGAAACAAGATTCACATCCAAATGTTCAGCGAATGAGATCATTTCAAAAATCGAGGCAGCTGCAGGACCTCTGGGTTTTGATGTCAAGAAGAACAACTGCAAG TTAAGGATTCACGGGGAAAAGACTGGACGGAAAGGTCATCTATCTGTAGCCACAGAG ATCTTGGAGGTGGCCCCTTCAATTTACATGGTTGAGATGCGAAAGTTTGAAGGAGATACTCTGGAATTTCACAAA TTCTACAAAAATATATCTACCGGGCTGAAAGATATCGTTTGGAAAGCCGATCCTATTGCTGAAGAAATAGAGACTG GTGGCAGCAGTAAATCAAAATAA